The segment agcagacacggggagaacatgcaaactccacacagaaatgacctggactgctctacctgggaatcgaacccaggaccttcttgctgtgaggcaacagtgggGTACCTGTGTTTGTAATTGCGATTGACATACTTTAAACTCAAGCTCATTTTTCTTGAAGGGCTTCTGTCTACCTCCTGTATATAAGATCAAACCCCCCCCCAATGACTGAAACTTGATTTGTTTTTCGTGTTCAATGCCAGTTTCAGAGATGGATGTGGAAATAATGAGTGATTTCAGAAGGGTGTAACCAGCTTCTCTGTGTTTCTTTTAGTCCAACTCGTCAGCTGTGCATCACTGGAAACAGTAAGATCATGTCTGATGAAGGCCTCACACCCTGCTCTGCACATTTATCAATTTTCTGTAGCTTTTCACAGCATGGTCTGTCAAACGGCATGTGAATAATTTACATGTGGttaaatagtgtgtgtgtacacactaGTAGTTGTAATCCATCATCATTCTTTCTACTGAACACTCACTGCAAAGAACATTGATGCTGTAATGCCAGACAATCAGTGAGGTGAAGCATTTATCCCAGGATAATGTATTCAGGTCAAAGGTCAGTGATGCCTGTTGCTCTTGCTGCCATCTCTAAAAGACCATGCAGTAAGCTTTAGCACTGTCTAGTGGGTACTTACGACACTGCACCCTCATTCACTGTATTCATTCTGCATTCATAAGTCACAAGCTTTCTCTTTCACTACATAGACTACACAGTTAAATACATTCAttctatttcattttcatattaactaccagtttattgtGATCAGGTTCATGGTGGATCCAGGTTGCCAGGTGTCACACCCTGGACAGCCTTGGCTTTTTccccagacataaccaatcatgtctgtatgtagacacctggtcAGCCAATAGCATCACTGTGGATCCCAACCCCAACCCTAGACCCCAAGGCTCTAATCATAatttatacatcgatcagccataacattaaacccacctccttgtttctacacgcactgtccattttatcagctccacttaccatatagaagcactttgtagttctacaattactgactgtagtccatatatttctctacatactttgttagccccctttcatgctgttcttcaatggtcaggaccacccctggaccactacagagcaggtattacttgggtggtggatcattctcagcactgcagtgacactgacatggtggtggtgtgttagtgtgtgttgtgctggtatgagtggataagacacagcagcgctgatggagtttttaaacacctcactgtcactgctgggctgagaatagtccaccaaccaaaaacatccagccaatagcgccccgtgtgcagcgtcctgtgaccactgatgaaggtctagaagatgaccaactcaaacagcagcaatagatgagcgatcgtctctgactttacatctacaaggtggaccatctaggtaggagtatctaataaagtggacaatgagtggacacgatatttaaaaactccagcagcgctgctgtgtctgatccatccataccagcacaacacacactaacacaccaccaccatgtcagtgtcactgcagtgctgagaatcatccaccacctaaataatacctgctctgtattggtcctgtgggggtcctgaccattgaagaacagggtgaaagcaggttaaaaaagtatgtagaaaaacagatggactacagtcagtaattgtagaactacaaagtgcttctatatggtggagctgataaatggacagtgagtgtagaaacaaggaggtggttttaatgttatggctgatcagtgtattcagatatgctcaaaatgcccaatacacaatgtaaaaatgataaataaacatatttcactcactagctttgtataatgtaagtattcatcagtgttcccatcagttgttgatatggcTGGAATAATGACATGGAATACTTGATTCTGGACAAGCTTGTGAAGTCCATGCCAGTTCAAGTGCATGTTGCTTTACAGCAATATAAGAATATACCAAATATTGTGAATTTGTGTACATTGCTCAAAGATTTAACCTTTTACTCAAATTGTTATGCTAATTGTATGTTATGTAATGAAAGAAATGGTCTCAGACTTTGAAGTCAGTGATTAGATGAGTTTTTTTTCTAATGGAATCTGTGCTTTTACTAAAACTGAATGTTAGTAATTACATGTAGCATGACATCTTTTTTGTAATGACTTATTTGTGCTTAACAGATTACTACATACTGCTGCCTTAATTAAAAGTCACTTTGTTATTAGAAGGAATATGGCTGAGTAAAAATTCCAAACTGTATCCCAAGAGATCATTTTCTGTTGCAGTTTGTGTGGCACTGAAGGTCTAATTCTTCATTCTGTGCCCCAGAAATGAAACAGCTTTTGTTTGATCCCGTACAGACTTTAGAAAGCTCATTATCCCTGAGCCACCAGTTCCTCTCTCCTCCAGTGCTACTGGAGCATTTGATACTAGGTTCCTCTCTTCTGACGACTCTGGTCCTTCTGAACGAAGCTGTTTGGCCTTGGATGCCGGGACAGTGATAAAGCGTGACACTACGGTGATGTGGTAACTTCGTAACGCCACCAGTTGTGCCAAACAGCACTCAAAGGCCTCTGTCAGATGCTTATCATCCTGTTTTTGTATAAACACCCTTAATGAGGGGGCTTGGGAGATATCCTTAATAAAGCGTCTGTGAGAAGGAGGCATGTAGTCTCTCATTCGGGTCAGGAAGGCAGCTGAGTAGACAGATAACATGCATTAAAGAacaatacttaattaataatgcCTGAATTTAACTGGAAATACAATGTTGAGAAAAGCTATGAACCACTTTCAGTTGGCGCTGTTATTGCATGTATGTCAATGAATGATTtcagaatttaaaaaaacattacacaGTACACCAGTTACTGTACTTAGACATATCACTCCTCACCACTACTGATTTTTAATAGCACAACATTAGAACAACATTTATCTAGCTTGTCTGATTAAACCACTGATTCAGTGTGGCATGTACAGTCTATAGTAGAAATGCTCCGTCCATTCAGGTGTTGGTAAGTCATGGTTCATTAGTTAGTTGGTCTATCTTACCACTTTTTTCTTCATGTTTGACTCCAAGCAGCTCATCAAAACAGTGGAGAAGACTGCTTTGAGCCGCACTGCCTCCCGAAAACTCCATCGGCTCATCCTGAACACCCTCGTAGACCAGCCCCTCTGGCATTGACAGGTTATCCTTCCATCTGAAACATGCACCAGCAAGCAGATGTAAAACAAAACTTGAACCATGTTCTTATTGGAACCCcaaaacagtaaataatgtcAGATGAATAAACAACTTCAAAGaaatttgtaatatttaaaaatggtaCCTGTAAAAGGAACAAGGAACCACATTTTTTCAACATTTGAATGGCTTTATATGTAGCTATTACATGTAGCAAAATGCAAAGAAAGATTTGCTACTTACCCAGACAGAAAAATCCTTACAATGCCATAAAACACAAAGGGATCCACGTAAACTGAAATATTACAGAGAAAACACAGAGATTTTAATTGTATAATTATGTATAATTTTATGTGATTATGAACATATAGACTTACACGTACATGTCATGACAGTCTTGGGAATTTTGCAACGTCTTTTTCAGTGACTAAATGATAGGAACACGTGATTCTTTGTTCAAATATGATCCCCTATTTTAGTCTATATCATGACCTCATAATAAAATATCGTAGTTTGAcaggtttttgtttaaaaagtatATGAAACAGTGTTTTTGCATAGGTAAAGGAGACAAAATTTGGTCCTTAAAACAAATCAGCAATGAATTAGAAGCTACTGGTACACACTGTGACAATGTTTagagtcaaacaagctttactatattattatcatGGGTTTAGTAGCTGCTGTGCAAAAAAACAAGCTCGTGCTCCTGATTTTTTGTCCCCTAAACTAACATAGCAACAGACTTTAGTTGTTTTAAATGGCTGATTTTTAAACAGTTAGCTTTTCTCTTGTTAAACAGTTTCTATATTCATAGTGCAATAAAACTCACCTGACTGTGAACAGTGACACGATTCACCAGCTTTTTATTCATGGCAAAcctggttttgtgttttttggatTGCATCTGGCCATCCTCGCAAATGATCACTCAGAATACTgtaacagtttgggttttctttccgTCTTGGCAAAAAGACCctgttccatgtatttttgGTGGGTATAGTTTAACTAGCCCTGTTTGttttgggcacagagaagtcaccagattCTAAATTGCTGTATTGACCCAGCAGATAAACGTATTAAAGCACTTGAACTCAGAACAGAAACTTATGACTGCCATGACAAACGTGTCCCCtacaaatgaaatgtaaatgtctgaTTTTATTTAGTCCTGATGTAAGATCAGTTAATGTCTTAATTAGCTAGGAATATGGCTCCTCTACCGTGCATTAGTTGTAGAGCTTCCTTCATGTCTTTTATAGCCTGACTGATAACATCCAGAGCTCGGCTGACCATCGGCACGTCCCCACTGCAAACACCTTCAATCACTTCAGGAATGGCCTGCATAATGAAATCATCAATTAGGTTATTTAAAGGGTGTGTAGGTGCTCATTTTAGTTAACTGCAGATATACAAACATGCAAAGCAACccatgtaacaataataataatttcaatgTATATACTGCCTTTTACATACCCAAGGATGATTTACAAAAAGAAATGCTACAGAAATAAACACAAGAAAATGACAGAGaaagaatattaataataagcagtaaaaagagaaaaaagcgaTGGAGGAACAAAGAGATTGAGTTCCAGAGTTTGGGGGCTGTATGACCAGTCAGGTGGTCTAAACCCACAGTAATGCGTGTGCTTTGGTTCCCTAAAATTACCTCAAACCTTCTCCActggaaacaaaacaaaactatttaatgtaattttctaTTAAATTTTATAACCAATTGAGAGGGAGAACCCAGAATTAAATCCTACATTTTAGTCAGAATGCGCATTTGTGTCAGAATGCTGCCTCATAtagtcccaatttagtcatttccaattcccctaTTACAATTTCTCTGCCACCTTTGCTGTTCAAAAAGGCCTGCACACTTCAAGAAGGCCAGCTGCTTCTTTTATATCAGCTGTGGATTTTCACAGAGAGCTGTACCCTGCATGGAATGTCACGCTATGTCCTATGTATTTCTCCTTTACTTCAGACAGCGTCCTGACCTGACAGCAGGAGTTACTGTTGCAGCAGAAATAAGAAGAAATCATAACCAACATTGACTGAGACAAGTCTTGGTCATTAAACGTGAAAAGATGCGATTATCATAGTTTGAAGATGTTAGACCTTAAGTGCAGGAACGGCAGCCACCTCCACCAGCAGTGTGACCAGGAAGAAGCCTCTCACACTCTCCCCACCAGGCAAACTAAACAACAGCTCCAGATTCCTTTCAGGACAGAGACATACACACCATGACTGTTAGTAACTCTGTTAGATTGgtgtaattattgttattaattaatcaCCAGGTATGAAATATGTTTTCGCAACTTGATGTAATGCAGTTTAACAACTCAAATCTGTTAATCTAAAATGACCTTATAACAGTAATGGGATAAAACTTTGAGTTGCACCCACACAACATACATATATAGCCAAAAATATGGGGATAATTGACAGTGAGCTTTTTGAGCATGGGCATAAaaattgcagctataacagcattcATTGTTCAGTGttggtgggaatttgtgcctattcaataaaaagaagcatttttggtcaggcactgatgttgaataaGAAGACCTGGCTTGAAGTTAATTTCCTGTTCAACCCAAGGGCGCTCAGTGGgtcaaggtcagggctctgtgcagatcaCTGGAGTTCTGGACATAGATCTTGCATTTTGCACATGTTGAAACCAGAACTGGCACATCCTAAACTTGCTACAATTTGCTAAACTTTTGCACCTATTAGCAATGGGGTGcttgcatacttttggccacatcgTATGCAGTAatttgtgtgggttttctaaatTGTATAAGCAATGTAATTTCAAAAATGTATAGACGTTTGGTTTTTGAAACTACACCAGGTTTTGGAGCTCGTTGTTTTGAGCTCTGCAGAGTTTCAGGGTTACTGTAGTTGAAGTAATAAGATGGCTCCATCTACTGGCCACCTTTAATGATACAATTTACTTATGTCATTTAAATCTTCTTTtaagaaatgtatttgttaCAACTGGAAACTTACTCCATGTCTAGTGGACTGGGAACACCGCCGGGGAgccgtgtgtgtatatgtttataaaaGAGAAGACAATGAATGTTAAAAAGCATTACATACACAAACTCACTCTTGTACTTGGGTCAGTGAACATTTCTAGTTTTACCCAACAAAGTTAATTACACAAAACACAGCGATACATATTAGCTGATTTAACACATTAGTACATCGTGCCTACAGCGAGTGACAAAGTAAAGGAAAATAGGTGACAACAATGGGTCTTAGGTACTGAACTATTAAGTGATGACAGATTTTAGGGCTCTGGTGATAAGCCACagatttttggttgagctctgGTGATGAGCCACAGCatatgatttacatttacatttttagcatttagcagacgcttttatccaaagcgacttacacaatgagcaactgagggttaagggccttgctcagggacccaacagtggcaacttggtggtgtcggggcttgaaccggcaaccttctgtttactagtccagtaccttaacaactgagctatcactggccctgatTTGATGAGTAAATCTACTGATTTAGACCTGTTTTATGCCCGTTACACCGTTTAGTGACCTCTAGTTACCTTTGCATGAGGTCATTATCATCCTTGAAAAGACATTACACACATTCACCAGCACATTTGTCAACAATATGGGGAAGGAGAACAGTCCCTACTTGCACTAGATGCACACAACTAAATGAAGCCATTTTCCTTTAATCTGTCACCCATTTGTATTATAAAGTAAACGCACATTACAGATGTATACTAAGCATGTCTTTTGTTTTCTCAAGTAAAAACATCACTTCTCTTGGTGAAAATGTTAGGAAACAAGGTCCAAGACTGAAGTGAAGTGTCATACCCATGTGGGTCTTTTTTTCTCCAGTTGGCCAAGACTCCATCAGCATGAGTGAATATTGGGGGAAGACCCACCCTCTGGGACACCTTCCAAAATGGCACTGCTAAGTTCTGCGGAAGGACCtaacatatttaaaaacacatacaTGATTAAAACTAGAATATTTGCATATCTGATTAAatgcatatactgtatctgCACTAGTGGATAACTTATTTGTGTGCTCCACAAATATTTGACCACTGGAGCTTAGAGGATCAGATGTGTATGAGCACAAAAGCAAAGGggtttagatttagattttagTACAGCTTACTTTAAATAGGCACCACCAAGATAGCTAAATATACCTTTGGTACTAAACATAAACCTAAAAACCAGTATACctttttacctttattttattgttctcTCCCTCCTGCCAAACATAACCCATCGTGATGATACTCAGAGCCAGATGTGCCAGTCGCAGTTCACGGTGACTCTGCAGCATGTCAGTATCCAACAGAGGCATCTAGGAAAAGAACAATGCATTGATTTTATTACTTTCATTACTGCACCAATTACTGCAACAATGCTAGTGCAACTTTTGTTAAGACCTTTGAGTTTTTGATCCAGTCATTcaaccaaaaaatataaataaagcagtttATTTAATAGTAGCTCAACATGTAAACACAGTGCACACATATTTAACAGCTTGGCTGCTCAGCCAGTCAGCTCTAGTTCCCACTCCAGCTGAGTCTCTGTCAGAGCCTGCATTAGTCACCTGGGAAACCAGGGCAGGTTGTGAGAAGCATCATTTTTCAGTCCTAAATTAAGGGCCAGATGTTAATGAGATGAGTCTAAAAAAACGCGTGTGAGATTTTGTCCTAAAGTTAGAGTCTTACTAGAGAATCAGGCTCAGTTTAAAATGTATAAGTCAGTCTATACATCCTTGAAGCAAACGTAAATAAACAGTATTGATTGAAATGAGCAACATTTCAAACCACAccctagtgcactacatagaatATCTACAGTAATTAGTGCACTACCAGTGGTGCTCATCTTAAAGtgtgcttttgtttgtttgtgtgtttatgcccTGTTACCACCCCTACTTGTTCCACTGTCCTTACCTATTTCTCAACAACCTTTGATTAGCGTCTGTATTTATACCATCAGTGTGTCATTGTTCTTGGCAATagtcttatatattatatacagtgtatcacgaaagtgagtacacccctcacatttctgcaaatatttcattatatcttttcatgggacaacactatagacatgaaacttggatataactaagagtagtcagtgtacaacttgtatagcagtgtagatttactgtcttctgaaaataactcaacacacagccattaatgtctaaatagctggcaacataagtgagtacaccccacagtgaacatgtccaaattgtgcctaaagtgtcaatattttgtgtgaccaccattattatcactgccttaaccctcctgggcatggaattcaccagagctgcacaggttgctactggaatcctcttccactcctccgtgatgacatcacggagctggtggatgttagacaccttaaactcctccaccttccacttgaggatgcgccacaggtgctcaattgggtttagtccatcacctttaccttcagcttcctcagcaaggcagttgtcatcttggaggttgtgtttggggtcgttatcctgttggaaaactgccatgaggcccagttttcgaagggaggggatcatgctctgtttcagaatgtcacagtacatgttggaattcatgtttccctcaatgaactgcagctccccagtgccagcaacactcatgcagcccaagaccatgatgctaccaccaccatgcttgactgtaggcaagatacagttgtcttggtacttctcaccagggcgccgccacacatgctggacaccatctgagccaaacaagtttatcttggtctcgtcagaccacagggcattccagtaatccatgttcttggactgcttgtcttcagcaaactgtttgctggctttcttgtgcgtcagcttccttctgggatgacgaccatgcagaccgagttgatgcagtgtgcggcgtatggtctgagcactgacaggctgacctcccacgtcttcaacctctgcagcaatgctggcagcactcatgtgtctattttttaaagccaacctctggatatgacgccgaacacgtggactcaacttctttggtcgaccctggcgaagcctgttccgagtggaacctgtcctggaaaaccgctgtatgaccttggccaccatgctgtagctcagtttcagggtgttagcaatcttcttatagcccaggccatctttgtggagagcaacaattctatttctcacatcctcagagagttctttgccatgaggtgccatgttgaatatccagtggccagtatgagagaattgtacccaaaacaccaaatttaacagccctgctccccatttacacctgggaccttgacacatgacaccagggagggacaacgacacatttgggcacaatttggacatgttcactgtggggtgtactcacttatgttgccagctatttagacattaatggctgtgtgttgagttattttcagaagacagtaaatctacactgctatacaagctgtacactgactactctaagttatatccaagtttcatgtctatagtgttgtcccatgaaaagatataatgaaatatttgcagaaatgtgaggggtgtactcactttcgtgatacactgtatatggttgGTACATGTTTTTCTGTGTTTGGTCTGTGCTTGGTATTTCGACATTTGATTACTTTCCTCATGTTTCATTGCCTGCCTGTGTTTTGAAACATGCTACAGATTTTGATTATGATTACTGGGTTGGCCTCTGCACTAGCCGAGATTCCGCACTTGTGTCTCACTTCAGCTCATCCCCTATCACAGTGTTTATGTAGAACCTG is part of the Trichomycterus rosablanca isolate fTriRos1 chromosome 7, fTriRos1.hap1, whole genome shotgun sequence genome and harbors:
- the ido1 gene encoding indoleamine 2,3-dioxygenase 1 isoform X1 — translated: MTNSCADLEILQSLKEYHISEEYGFILPQPLAELPVYFQPWMDIAGRVSELISSHSLRSTVHRMPLLDTDMLQSHRELRLAHLALSIITMGYVWQEGENNKIKVLPQNLAVPFWKVSQRVGLPPIFTHADGVLANWRKKDPHGPLDMENLELLFSLPGGESVRGFFLVTLLVEVAAVPALKAIPEVIEGVCSGDVPMVSRALDVISQAIKDMKEALQLMHVYVDPFVFYGIVRIFLSGWKDNLSMPEGLVYEGVQDEPMEFSGGSAAQSSLLHCFDELLGVKHEEKSAAFLTRMRDYMPPSHRRFIKDISQAPSLRVFIQKQDDKHLTEAFECCLAQLVALRSYHITVVSRFITVPASKAKQLRSEGPESSEERNLVSNAPVALEERGTGGSGIMSFLKSVRDQTKAVSFLGHRMKN
- the ido1 gene encoding indoleamine 2,3-dioxygenase 1 isoform X2 — protein: MTNSCADLEILQSLKEYHISEEYGFILPQPLAELPVYFQPWMDIAGRVSELISSHSLRSTVHRMPLLDTDMLQSHRELRLAHLALSIITMGYVWQEGENNKIKVLPQNLAVPFWKVSQRVGLPPIFTHADGVLANWRKKDPHGNLELLFSLPGGESVRGFFLVTLLVEVAAVPALKAIPEVIEGVCSGDVPMVSRALDVISQAIKDMKEALQLMHVYVDPFVFYGIVRIFLSGWKDNLSMPEGLVYEGVQDEPMEFSGGSAAQSSLLHCFDELLGVKHEEKSAAFLTRMRDYMPPSHRRFIKDISQAPSLRVFIQKQDDKHLTEAFECCLAQLVALRSYHITVVSRFITVPASKAKQLRSEGPESSEERNLVSNAPVALEERGTGGSGIMSFLKSVRDQTKAVSFLGHRMKN